GCGGCGCGCAGCACGAGGACGTCGCGGGCGTGCGGACGCGGCGCGTGCTCGTCGCGATGCGCCGGGTCGCCGTCGTCCCAGACGGCCGCGATGGCCAGGTCGTGCACGGGCGCGAACATCGCGGCCCGCGTGCCCACGACGCCGCGCACGGCTCCCCGGCTGACGGCGAGCCAGCGCCGGTAGCGCGCCTCGCGCCCCGCGTCGGCGGTCAGCAGCACGTGGGCGCCGCCGCCGGTCAGCGCGGTCAGCGCGGCGTCGACACGGGCCGCGGCCCGGCCGTCGGGCAGGACGGCGAGCGCGCCCCGGCCGGCGGCCAGCGCGGTGGCCAGCGCGGTGGCCAGCTCCTCGGCCCAGCCGGGTCCTGGCAGCGCGGTCCACACGGCCCGCGGCGCCTCGCCGCGGGCGACGGCGTCGAGGAAGCCGGGCCCGTGCGGGTAGCGGGCCCAGCCGCCGGGTCCTGGCGGCGCGGGCGGGGCCTGCGGTCCCGCGGACGGCTGCCGTTCCGCGCGGGCCATGCGGGGCGGCACCGCGAGGGCGACGACATCGGCGAGGGTCCCCGCGTACCGGTCGGCCACCGCGCGGCACAGGCGCAGGAGCGTGGGCGTGAGGACCCGTTCGGTGGAGAGCACCTGGGCGAGCGGGGCGAGCACGCCGGGGAAGTCGGAGTCGGCGCGCCGTTCGACGATGTACCCGTTGATCAGACGGCCGCCCTCGCGGCGGCCGTCGCGCTGGCCGGCGCCGAAGCGGACCCTGACCCTGACGCCCGGCTGGGCCTCGGCGTCCATGGCCGCGGGCACCGCGTAGTCGAAGTAGCGGTCGAGGTGGACCAGGCCCTTGTCGACCAGCACGCGGGCGACGGGCAGGTGCTCCGCGGGCCGGGCGCCGCGCCAGGTGCGCGGCCTGGCCCGGGGGGCCGCGCCGCCGCGGGCGGCGGCGCGCAGCAGCGCCAGCTGCTCACCGCCGCGCGCTTCCCGTTCCGCTGCCTCGCCCACGGCACCCAGTACATCAAACGGGTCGGACGCCCGTGTGCCGCCCGGGGCGGCACGGCGTCACCTGCGGGCCGGGGCGGGGGGCGCGGCGGGGCGCCCCCCGGCGGCGGTGCCTCAGAGACCGGTCGCGGCGCGCAGGGCGTCGACGCGGTCGGTGCGCTCCCAGGTGAACTCCGGCAGCTCGCGGCCGAAGTGGCCGTAGGCGGCGGTCCTGGCGTAGATGGGGCGCAGCAGGTCGAGGTCGCGGATGATGGCGGCCGGGCGCAGGTCGAAGACCTGGGAGATGGCCTGTTCGATGCGCTCGGCCGGCACGGTGGCGGTGCCGAAGGTCTCCACGAAGAGACCGACCGGCTCGGCCTTGCCGATGGCGTACGCGACCTGCACCTCGCAGCGGGTGGCGAGCCCGGCGGCCACGACGTTCTTGGCGACCCAGCGCATCGCGTAGGCCGCGGAACGGTCCACCTTCGAGGGGTCCTTGCCGGAGAACGCGCCGCCGCCGTGCCGCGCCATGCCGCCGTAGGTGTCGATGATGATCTTCCGGCCGGTGAGTCCCGCGTCGCCCATCGGGCCGCCGATCTCGAACCGCCCGGTCGGGTTCACCAGGAGGCGGTACCCGTCCGTCTCCAGCTTGATGCCCTCGTCCGTCAGCAGCTTCAGCTCGGCCTCGACGACGAACTCGCGGATGTCGGGCGCCAGGAGCGAGTCGAGGTCGATGTCGCTCGCGTGCTGGCTCGACACCACGACCGTGTCGAGACGGGCGGCCTTGTCGCCGTCGTACTCGATGGTGACCTGGGTCTTGCCGTCGGGGCGCAGGTAGGGGATGGTGCCGTTCTTGCGCACCTCGGACAGGCGGTGCGAGAGGCGGTGGGCCAGCCGGATCGGCAGCGGCATCAGTTCCGGCGTCTCGTCGCACGCGTAGCCGAACATCAGGCCCTGGTCGCCCGCGCCCTGGCGGTCCAGCTCGTCCTCGTCGCCCTCCACCCGGTTCTCGTAGGCGGTGTCCACGCCCTGGGCGATGTCGGGGGACTGCGCGCCGATGGAGACGGAGACGCCGCAGGAGGCGCCGTCGAACCCCTTCTTGGAGGAGTCGTAACCGATTTCGAGGATCTTGTCGCGCACGAGCGAGGCGATCGGCGCGTATGCCTGCGTGGTGACCTCGCCGGCCACATGGACCTGGCCGGTCGTGATCAGCGTTTCCACGGCCACGCGCGAGGAGGGGTCCTCCCGCAGCAGCGCGTCGAGAATGGTGTCGCTGATCTGGTCGGCGATCTTGTCGGGGTGACCCTCGGTCACGGATTCCGAGGTGAAAAGACGGCGGGACACATCGCTCCCTCGTGTTGCAGCGGCTGCTGACTCAAGTCACTGGCTGATCGCCCACGGGGGCGGGGCCGGCGCCAGTGTATCCGGCCGGAACCCGGCCAGGACCTGCGGCACGGCCTCGGTCCTGGCATGGATACCGGGGACCACAGTAACGGTCCGGTATCCCTCCGGCATAGAGGCCGCCCGCACTGCGAGACGTCCCGCGCCGCGCGGCGGTCAGGCCCCGGGCGCGGGTGCGCCGGTCAGGCGCCTGCCCACGATGTCCCAGATCCGGTCCGCCACCTCGTCCTTCGTGCCGCGCGGAACGGCGGTCTCGCCGCCCTCGGCCTCGATGACGACCGCCTCGTTCTCCTCGGCGCCGAACACCAGTGCTTCACCGACCCGGTTGACGACGAGCAGGTCGCAGCCCTTGCGGGCCAGCTTGGCGCGGCCGTTGGCGAGGACGTCGTCGGTCTCGGCCGCGAAGCCCGCGACGACGCTGCCCCGGCGCCGGTTCGCGGCCAGTTCGGCCAGGATGTCGGGGTTGCGGACGAGGGCGACCGGCTCGGGGTCCTCCCCGTCCCGCTTCTTGATCTTGCGGTCGGCGCGGACGGCGGGCCGGAAGTCGGCCACGGCCGCCGCCATGACCACCGCGTCGGCGTCCCCCGCGGCTTCGAGGGCCGCCGCGCGCAGTTCGAGCGCGGTGCCGACCTCGACGACCTCGGCGCCCGCGGGCGCGGGCAGCGCGGTGTTCGCGGCGATCAGCGTGACGCGCGCGCCCCGGGCGACGGCCGTCCTGGCCAGGGCGTATCCCTGTTTGCCCGAGGAACGGTTGCCGAGGAAGCGCACCGGGTCCAGCGGTTCGCGGGTGCCGCCCGCGGTGACGACGACGTGCCGGCCCGCGAGGTCCGCCGCCGGGGCGGTGCCCGCGCGGGACAGCACCCGCCGGCACACCGCGAAGATGGCGTCGGGGTCGGGCAGCCGCCCCTTGCCCGTGTCCGCGCCCGTCAGCCGCCCCACGGCGGGCTCGATGACGAGGCAGCCGCGCCGCCTGAGGGTCGCCACGTTCTCCCGGGTGGCGGGGTGCTCCCACATCTCGGTGTGCATCGCGGGTGCGAAGACCACGGGGCAGGTGGCGGTGAGCAGGACGTTCGTCAGCAGGTCGTCGGCCCGGCCGCCGGCGGCCCGGGCGAGGACGTCCGCCGTCGCCGGGGCGACGACCACCAGGTCGGCCGCCCGGCCGATGCGGACGTGCGGCACCTCCTCGACGTCCTGCCAGACCTCCGTGGTCACCGGGGCGCCGGACAGGGCGGCCCACGTGGGGGCGCCGACGAACTTCAGTGCCGAGGCCGTCGGGACCACGCGCACCTCGTGCCCCGACTCGGTGAACTGCCGCAGCAGCTCGCACGCCTTGTAGGCGGCGATGCCGCCCCCCACTCCGAGCACGACCCTGGGCCGCTCCATCGCTCGCCTCTCCCTGTAGTCCTGGGCCGCTTCTCCCGCCGCCGCCCGTCTTCGGAGGTCCATCCTGCCGCACGGCACGGAAAAGGCCCGGCGCGCGGCCGGGCCTTCGGGTCGGGAACGCCGTCAGTCGGTGGCGCCCTCGACCGCCTCCGAGGTCAGCAGTCCCGCGTTGATCTCACGCAGCGCGATGGAGAGCGGCTTCTCGTGGACGTGCGTGTCCACGAGCGGCCCGACGTACTCCAGCAGGCCCTCGCCGAGCTGCGAGTAGTAGGCGTTGATCTGGCGCGCGCGCTTGGCGGCGTAGATCACGAGGCTGTACTTCGAATCCGTGGCCTCAAGCAGCTCGTCGATCGGCGGGTTGATGATGCCCTCGGGCGTGGTGATGGAAGAGGACACGCTCTGCCTTCCGCTGGATGTCTCAGGATGCCCCACGATGGGTAGGGGTCAACGAATCAAGGCTAGCAGTTCGGCCGCGACGTCCTCGACCGAGGTGTTGACCAGCGTGATGTCGAACTCACGCTCCGCCGCGAGCTCCGTGCGCGCCACGGCGAGGCGGCGCTCGACGACGGCGGGCGCCTCCGTGCCGCGGCCGGTGAGCCGGCGGACCAGCTCCTCCCAGCTGGGCGGCGCGAGGAACACGAGCCGGGCGTCCGGCATGGACGTCCGCACCAGGCGGGCGCCCTGGAGGTCGATCTCCAGGAGCACGGGCGCGCCCGAGTCGAGGCGGTCGAGCACGGCGCGACGGGGCGTTCCGTAGCGGTTGCCGGCGAACTCGGCCCACTCCAGCAGCTCGCCGTTGGCGACCAGCTTGTCGAACTCCTCGTCGTCCACGAAGAAATAGTGCACGCCGTGCCGCTCGCCCGGGCGGGGCTTGCGCGTGGTGGCGGAGACGGAGAGCCACACCTCGGGATGGGCCTTGCGCAGATGAGCGACGACCGTGCTCTTGCCGACCCCCGAGGGGCCGGAGAGCACGGTCAGTCGCGGACGATCGGTCATGCGGTGATTATCGCTTCTCCCGCGGCGGCGGCGAAAACCGCGCCGCCGGGTCGCGCGCGGGTCAGGCCGGAGTGCTGCCGAACTCGCGTTCCAGCGCCGCGATCTGGTTGGAGCCGAGCCCGCGGACCCGGCGGCTCTCGGAGATGCCGAGCCGCTCCATGATCTGGCGGGCGCGGACCTTGCCGACGCCAGGCATCGACTCCAGCAGGGCGCTGACCTTCATCTTGCCGATGACATCGTTCTCCTGGCCCTGCTTGATGACCTCGTGCAGCGACGCGCCGGAGTGCTTGAGCCGATTCTTGACCTCGGCGCGCTCCCGGCGAGCCGCGGCGGCCTTCTCAAGCGCGGCTGCGCGCTGTTCAGGGGTTAGGGGCGGTAGAGCCACGCCTACGTCACCTCGGTTGTCGAACTGTCGGATACGGAACGGTGAGGAACCTAGTGGTCCCCGCACCAGTGGGGCAACGAGCAACGCTCGGGTGCCCCGTTCTCGACGGAGACTAGCGGTGCTCGACGCAATAAGTCAGGGAGAATCGACAAAAAGTCCTGGTCAGCTGTGAAGCGGCCTCCACATTTCCGACATAACGCACCCGTCGGCGCCCCAAGGCGACGGCCCGTCACCCTCCGGCACCGACGCACGCGGCCAGGGCCGCGGCCTCACGCTCCGCCGCGGCGCGCAGGGCGCCCGCGTCCGGGCCGTGCCGCAGCACGCCCCTGCTCACGCTGGGCAGCACGTCGCGCAGCGCGCCGCCGAAGACGCGCGGCAGGTCGGCCGCGCGCGCCCCCTGCGCGCCGAGCCCCGGGGCCAGCAGCGGTCCGCCCATCGCGAGATCCTCGCCCGCCTCCGCGAGGGTCGCGCCGACCACGGCGCCGAAGGAGCCCAGCGGCAGGGCGCCCGCGTTCTCCGCGCGCAGCCGCCCGAGCACGGCACCGGCCACCGAGGGCCCCGCCTCCGTCGTCGCCCGCTGCACCTCGGCGCCCTCCGGGTTGGAGGTGAGGGCGAGCACGAACACGCCCGCGCCGTGCGCGCGCGCCAGGTCGAACGCCGGCCGCAGCGCGTCGAACCCGAGGTAGGGGCTCAGCGTGACCGCGTCCGAGCGCAGCGGCGCGCCCTCGGCCAGGTAGGCGTCCGCGTAGGCGGCCATCGTCGAACCGATGTCGCCGCGCTTGACGTCCGTGACGACCAGCGCGCCCGCCGCCCTGGCGTCCGCGATGGCCCGCTCCAGCACGGCCACGCCGCGGGAGCCGAAGCGTTCGAAGAACGCCGACTGCGGTTTGAGTACCGCGACCCGGTCGGCCAGCGCCTCCACCACCGTCGCGGTGAACCGTTCGAGGCCGCCGACGTCGTCGGGCAGCCCCCACTCGGCGAGCAGCGCGGCGTGCGGGTCGATGCCCACGCACAGCGGGCCGCGTTCGTCCATGGCACGGCGCAGGCGCGCGCCGAACGGCTCGGGCGCGGTCATCGCGACTCCTCGGGGGCGCGGGCGGCGGCCGGGCCGGTTTCCGCCGAGGCGCCGACGGCCTCGGCCAGGCTGCGGTACGGGCTCGCGGCCAGCCGTTCCGCGATGCCGCGGTGCAGGTCGCGGGCCCATCCTGGACCGCCGTAGACGAAGCCGCTGTACCCCTGCACGAGCGTGGCGCCGGCCAGGATGTGCTGCCAGGCGTCGTCCGCGGTCTCGATGCCGCCCACGCCGATCAGGGTCAGCCGGTCGCCGGCCCGCGCGTACAGGCGGCGGAGCACGGCGAGCGAGCGCTCCTTGAGCGGGGCGCCGGACAGGCCGCCGGCGCCGAGGGCCTCGACCGCCGCGGCCCCGGTGGTCAGCCCCGCGCGCCCCGTGGTCGTGTTGGTCGCGACGATGCCGTCGAGGCCGGTCTCGACGGCGAGGTCGGCGACCGCGTCGATGTCCTCGTCTGCCAGATCGGGGGCGATCTTGACCAGCAGCGGAACGCGGCGCACGGGCGAGGACCGGTCGGCGGCCTCGCGGACGGCGGCGAGCAGGGGCCGCAGCCGGTCGGCGGCCTGGAGGTCGCGCAGCCCCGGGGTGTTCGGCGAGGACACGTTGACCACGAGGTAGTCGGCGTGGCGGGCCAGCCGCCGGGTCGTGGTGACGTAGTCGGCGACTGCCTCCGATTCGGGGACGGATTTGTTCTTGCCGATGTTGACGCCGACCACGGGCCTGGGGGCGCGGAGCCTGGCCAGGCGGGCCGCGACGGCGACCGAGCCGTCGTTGTTGAAGCCCATCCGGTTGATCAGGGCCCGGTCGGCCGGCAACCGGAACAGGCGCGGCGCCGGGTTCCCCGGCTGCGGACGGGCGGTCACGGTGCCGATCTCGACGAAGTCGAAGCCGAGGGCGGCCAGGCCCGTGACGCCCACGGCGTTCTTGTCGAATCCGGCGGCGAGGCCGAGCGGTCCCGGCAGGTCGAGCCCGAGCGCGTGAACGCGCAGGGAGGGGTGCGAGGGCGCGTACGCGGTGCGCACCGCACCACGCGCGCCGGGGACCCGGGCGGCGGCCCTGATGAGCCCGAACGCCAGGTGGTGCGCGCGTTCGGCGTCCACGCGCCGCAGGACCTTGTCGAACAGCAGTTGGTAGGCGGGCACGTCGCTCACCGCTCCCTGGTCGCGTCGAGGTCGCGCGCGTGGTCCTGGAGGGAGCGGACCCCGACCTCGCCGCGGTTCAGGGCGTCGATGCCCTGCACCGCGGCGGCCAGTGCCTGCACCGTCGTCAGGCAGGGCACCCCGCGGGCGACGGCGGCGGTCCTGATGTCGTAGCCGTCGAGCCGGCCGCCAGTGCCGTAGGGCGTGTTGACGATGAGGTCGACCTGGCCCTCGTGGATCAGCGTGACGATGGTCGGCTGGCCCTGCGGGCCCGTCCCCTCGCTCTGCTTGCGCACGACGGTGGCCTGGATGCCGTTGCGCTGGAGCACCTCGGCCGTCCCCGAGGTGGCCAGCAGCTCGAAGCCGTGCTCGACCAGGGCCCTGGCGGGGAAGATCACGGCGCGCTTGTCGCGGTTGGCGACCGAGACGAAGGCCCGGCCCTTGGTCGGCAGCGCGCCGTAGGCGCCCGCCTGCGACTTGGCGTAGGCGGTGCCGAAGACCGAGTCGATGCCCATGACCTCGCCCGTCGACCGCATCTCCGGGCCGAGCACGGTGTCCACGCCGCGCCCGTGCACGTCGCGGAACCTCGACCAGGGCATCACCGCCTCCTTCACGGAGATCGGCGCGGACGGGGGCAGCGTTCCGCCGTCCCCGTGCGCCGGCAGCAGGCCCTCGGCCCGCAGCTGCGCCACGGTGGCGCCCAGCGAGATGCGCGCCGCCGCCTTGGCCAGCGGCACGGCGGTGGCCTTGGAGGTGAACGGCACGGTGCGGGAGGCGCGGGGGTTGGCTTCGAGCACGTACAGGATGTCGCCTGCCAGCGCGAACTGGATGTTGATCAGTCCGCGGACGCCGACGCCGCGGGCGATGGCCTCCGTGGAGGCGCGCAGCCGCTTGATGTCGTGGCCGCCCAGCGTGATCGGGGGCAGCGCGCAGGCGGAGTCGCCCGAGTGGATGCCGGCCTCCTCGATGTGCTCCATCACGCCGCCGAGGTACAGCTCCTCGCCGTCGTAGAGGGCGTCGACGTCGATCTCGATGGCGTCGTCGAGGAACCGGTCGATCAGGACCGGGTGTTCGGAGATCAGCCCGGCGTGCAGCCTCAGGTACTCGGCGAGCGCGGGCTCGTCGTACACGATCTGCATCCCGCGGCCGCCGAGCACGTAGCTGGGCCGCACCATGACCGGGTAGCCGATGCCCGCGGCGATGTCCTTGGCCTCGTCGAAGGAGAACGCGGTGCCGTACTTCGGCGCGGGCAGTCCCGCGTCGGCCAGGACACGGCCGAACGCGCCGCGCTCCTCGGCGAGGTCGATCGCCTCGGGCGAGGTGCCGACCACGGGCACGCCGTTGTCCTTCAGCGCCTGCGCCAGGCCGAGCGGGGTCTGCCCGCCGAGCTGCACCAGCACCCCGGCGACGGGGCCCGCCTGCGTCTCGGCGTGGACGACCTCAAGGACGTCCTCCAGGGTCAGCGGCTCGAAGTACAGCCGGTCGGAGGTGTCGTAGTCGGTGGAGACCGTCTCCGGGTTGCAGTTGACCATCACGGTCTCGTAGCCCGCCTCGCTGAGCGCGAAGCACGCGTGGACGCACGAGTAGTCGAACTCGATGCCCTGGCCGATGCGGTTGGGGCCGGAGCCGAGGATGATCACCGCGGGCTTCTCCCGCGGCGTGACCTCGGACTCCTCGTCGTAGGACGAGTACAGGTAGGGCGTGCGGGCCGCGAACTCCGCGGCGCAGGTGTCGACGGTCTTGTACACCGGGCGCACGCCCAGCGCGTGCCTGACCTCGCGGACGACGTTCTCGCGCAGGCCGCGGATGCCCCCGATCTGGGCGTCGGAGAAGCCGTGCCGCTTGGCGGCGGCCAGCAGCTCCGGGCCCAGCCGGTCGGCCGCCGCGAGTTCGTCGGCGATCTCCTTGATCAGGAAGAGCTGGTCGACGAACCAGGGGTCGATGCGCGTGGCCTCGAACACCTCGTCGGGCGTGGCCCCCGCCCTGATGGCGGCCATCACGGTGTTGAGCCTGCCGTCGGTGGGGACGGCCGCCAGCCGCAGCAGGGCCTCCTTGTCGCCCGGCTCCCCGGTGAAGTCGAACGGCGCGTCCTTCTTCTCGACCGACCGCAGCGCCTTGTTCAGCGCCTCGGTGAAGCTGCGGCCGATCGCCATGGCCTCGCCGACGGACTTCATGGTGGTCGTGAGGGTCGGGTCGGCCGCGGGGAACTTCTCGAACGCGAACCGCGGCACCTTGACGACGACATAGTCGAGGGTCGGCTCGAACGAGGCCGGCGTCTGCTCGGTGATGTCGTTGGGGATCTCGTCCAGCGTGTAGCCGATGGCGAGGCGGGCGGCGATCTTCGCGATGGGGAAGCCGGTGGCCTTGGACGCGAGCGCGGAGGAGCGGGACACCCGCGGGTTCATCTCGATGACGACGACCCGGCCGTCCTCGGGGTTCACGGCGAACTGGATGTTGCAGCCGCCCGTGTCGACCCCGACCTCCCTGATGACCTCGATGCCGATGTTGCGCAGCACCTGGTACTCGCGGTCGGTCAGCGTCATCGCGGGGGCCACCGTGATCGAGTCTCCGGTGTGGACCCCCATGGGGTCGAGGTTCTCGATCGAGCAGACCACGACCACGTTGTCGTTGCGGTCGCGCATCAGCTCAAGCTCGTACTCCTTCCAGCCGAGGATCGACTCCTCAAGGAGCACCTCGGTGGTCGGCGAAAGGGCGAGGCCCTGGCCCGCGATGCGGCGCAGCTCCGCCTCGTCGTGCGCGAAGCCCGAGCCGGCCCCGCCCATGGTGAAGGAGGGCCTGACGACGACCGGGTAGCCGCCGAGCCCCTCGACGCCGGCCAGCACCTCGTCCATGGAGTGGCAGATGACGGAACGGGCCGACTCGCCGTGCCCGATGCGCTCCCGGACCGCGGCGACGACGTGCTTGAACTGCTCGCGGTCCTCGCCCTTGTGGATCGCCGCCACGTTCGCGCCGATCAGCTCCACGCCGTGCGCGTC
Above is a genomic segment from Streptomyces marincola containing:
- the rpoZ gene encoding DNA-directed RNA polymerase subunit omega, whose protein sequence is MSSSITTPEGIINPPIDELLEATDSKYSLVIYAAKRARQINAYYSQLGEGLLEYVGPLVDTHVHEKPLSIALREINAGLLTSEAVEGATD
- the metK gene encoding methionine adenosyltransferase, producing the protein MSRRLFTSESVTEGHPDKIADQISDTILDALLREDPSSRVAVETLITTGQVHVAGEVTTQAYAPIASLVRDKILEIGYDSSKKGFDGASCGVSVSIGAQSPDIAQGVDTAYENRVEGDEDELDRQGAGDQGLMFGYACDETPELMPLPIRLAHRLSHRLSEVRKNGTIPYLRPDGKTQVTIEYDGDKAARLDTVVVSSQHASDIDLDSLLAPDIREFVVEAELKLLTDEGIKLETDGYRLLVNPTGRFEIGGPMGDAGLTGRKIIIDTYGGMARHGGGAFSGKDPSKVDRSAAYAMRWVAKNVVAAGLATRCEVQVAYAIGKAEPVGLFVETFGTATVPAERIEQAISQVFDLRPAAIIRDLDLLRPIYARTAAYGHFGRELPEFTWERTDRVDALRAATGL
- a CDS encoding quinone-dependent dihydroorotate dehydrogenase — translated: MSDVPAYQLLFDKVLRRVDAERAHHLAFGLIRAAARVPGARGAVRTAYAPSHPSLRVHALGLDLPGPLGLAAGFDKNAVGVTGLAALGFDFVEIGTVTARPQPGNPAPRLFRLPADRALINRMGFNNDGSVAVAARLARLRAPRPVVGVNIGKNKSVPESEAVADYVTTTRRLARHADYLVVNVSSPNTPGLRDLQAADRLRPLLAAVREAADRSSPVRRVPLLVKIAPDLADEDIDAVADLAVETGLDGIVATNTTTGRAGLTTGAAAVEALGAGGLSGAPLKERSLAVLRRLYARAGDRLTLIGVGGIETADDAWQHILAGATLVQGYSGFVYGGPGWARDLHRGIAERLAASPYRSLAEAVGASAETGPAAARAPEESR
- a CDS encoding integration host factor — translated: MALPPLTPEQRAAALEKAAAARRERAEVKNRLKHSGASLHEVIKQGQENDVIGKMKVSALLESMPGVGKVRARQIMERLGISESRRVRGLGSNQIAALEREFGSTPA
- the carB gene encoding carbamoyl-phosphate synthase large subunit codes for the protein MPKRTDIQSVLVIGSGPIVIGQAAEFDYSGTQACRVLKSEGLRVILVNSNPATIMTDPEIADATYVEPITPEFVERIIAKERPDALLPTLGGQTALNTAVALHEAGTLDAHGVELIGANVAAIHKGEDREQFKHVVAAVRERIGHGESARSVICHSMDEVLAGVEGLGGYPVVVRPSFTMGGAGSGFAHDEAELRRIAGQGLALSPTTEVLLEESILGWKEYELELMRDRNDNVVVVCSIENLDPMGVHTGDSITVAPAMTLTDREYQVLRNIGIEVIREVGVDTGGCNIQFAVNPEDGRVVVIEMNPRVSRSSALASKATGFPIAKIAARLAIGYTLDEIPNDITEQTPASFEPTLDYVVVKVPRFAFEKFPAADPTLTTTMKSVGEAMAIGRSFTEALNKALRSVEKKDAPFDFTGEPGDKEALLRLAAVPTDGRLNTVMAAIRAGATPDEVFEATRIDPWFVDQLFLIKEIADELAAADRLGPELLAAAKRHGFSDAQIGGIRGLRENVVREVRHALGVRPVYKTVDTCAAEFAARTPYLYSSYDEESEVTPREKPAVIILGSGPNRIGQGIEFDYSCVHACFALSEAGYETVMVNCNPETVSTDYDTSDRLYFEPLTLEDVLEVVHAETQAGPVAGVLVQLGGQTPLGLAQALKDNGVPVVGTSPEAIDLAEERGAFGRVLADAGLPAPKYGTAFSFDEAKDIAAGIGYPVMVRPSYVLGGRGMQIVYDEPALAEYLRLHAGLISEHPVLIDRFLDDAIEIDVDALYDGEELYLGGVMEHIEEAGIHSGDSACALPPITLGGHDIKRLRASTEAIARGVGVRGLINIQFALAGDILYVLEANPRASRTVPFTSKATAVPLAKAAARISLGATVAQLRAEGLLPAHGDGGTLPPSAPISVKEAVMPWSRFRDVHGRGVDTVLGPEMRSTGEVMGIDSVFGTAYAKSQAGAYGALPTKGRAFVSVANRDKRAVIFPARALVEHGFELLATSGTAEVLQRNGIQATVVRKQSEGTGPQGQPTIVTLIHEGQVDLIVNTPYGTGGRLDGYDIRTAAVARGVPCLTTVQALAAAVQGIDALNRGEVGVRSLQDHARDLDATRER
- the coaBC gene encoding bifunctional phosphopantothenoylcysteine decarboxylase/phosphopantothenate--cysteine ligase CoaBC, which produces MERPRVVLGVGGGIAAYKACELLRQFTESGHEVRVVPTASALKFVGAPTWAALSGAPVTTEVWQDVEEVPHVRIGRAADLVVVAPATADVLARAAGGRADDLLTNVLLTATCPVVFAPAMHTEMWEHPATRENVATLRRRGCLVIEPAVGRLTGADTGKGRLPDPDAIFAVCRRVLSRAGTAPAADLAGRHVVVTAGGTREPLDPVRFLGNRSSGKQGYALARTAVARGARVTLIAANTALPAPAGAEVVEVGTALELRAAALEAAGDADAVVMAAAVADFRPAVRADRKIKKRDGEDPEPVALVRNPDILAELAANRRRGSVVAGFAAETDDVLANGRAKLARKGCDLLVVNRVGEALVFGAEENEAVVIEAEGGETAVPRGTKDEVADRIWDIVGRRLTGAPAPGA
- the pyrF gene encoding orotidine-5'-phosphate decarboxylase; its protein translation is MTAPEPFGARLRRAMDERGPLCVGIDPHAALLAEWGLPDDVGGLERFTATVVEALADRVAVLKPQSAFFERFGSRGVAVLERAIADARAAGALVVTDVKRGDIGSTMAAYADAYLAEGAPLRSDAVTLSPYLGFDALRPAFDLARAHGAGVFVLALTSNPEGAEVQRATTEAGPSVAGAVLGRLRAENAGALPLGSFGAVVGATLAEAGEDLAMGGPLLAPGLGAQGARAADLPRVFGGALRDVLPSVSRGVLRHGPDAGALRAAAEREAAALAACVGAGG
- the gmk gene encoding guanylate kinase, which produces MTDRPRLTVLSGPSGVGKSTVVAHLRKAHPEVWLSVSATTRKPRPGERHGVHYFFVDDEEFDKLVANGELLEWAEFAGNRYGTPRRAVLDRLDSGAPVLLEIDLQGARLVRTSMPDARLVFLAPPSWEELVRRLTGRGTEAPAVVERRLAVARTELAAEREFDITLVNTSVEDVAAELLALIR